Proteins from one Triticum aestivum cultivar Chinese Spring chromosome 7A, IWGSC CS RefSeq v2.1, whole genome shotgun sequence genomic window:
- the LOC123150078 gene encoding protein FRA10AC1 isoform X1, whose amino-acid sequence MASLGRLKSAIFDREERRMQYQSHIRGLNAYDRHKKFMKDYVQFYGHEKNVDNSLPIKTDKDTLREGYRFILSEEDDMDSTWEKRLVKRYYDKLFKEYCIADMTQYKKGKIGLRWRTEKEVISGKGQFICGNRHCDEKHGLGSYEVNFSYVEAGEQKQALVKLVACKGCAEKLAYKRLKEKEKEKQEDPYGEKEIELKDRDKRKREHEESDDTSEDEAKKDRRKKKDRKGASSRSSGNNDEGFEEFLEGMFP is encoded by the exons ATGGCATCGCTGGGGCGGCTCAAGTCCGCCATCTTCGACAGGGAGGAGAGGAGGAT GCAGTACCAGTCGCACATCCGGGGGCTCAACGCGTACGATCGCCACAAGAAGTTCATGAAGGATTATG TTCAGTTTTATGGCCATGAGAAAAATGTGGATAACAGTCTGCCCATCAAAACTGATAAGGATACATTGAGAGAAGGATACAG GTTCATTCTTTCCGAGGAAGATGACATGGATTCAACTTGGGAGAAGAGGCTGGTCAAACGTTACTATGACAAGCTTTTTAAAGA GTATTGCATTGCTGACATGACCCAgtataaaaaaggcaag ATTGGATTGAGATGGAGAACAGAAAAAGAAGTGATATCTGGCAAAG GGCAATTTATCTGTGGCAATAGGCATTGTGATGAAAAACATGGGCTAGGTAGTTATGAG GTGAATTTTTCTTATGTTGAAGCAGGGGAGCAGAAACAAGCACTAGTGAAGCTGGTAGCTTGCAAGGG ATGTGCAGAAAAGCTTGCTTATAAGAGGCTGaaggagaaagagaaagagaagcaGGAAGATCCCTACGGTGAAAAGGAAATTGAGTTGAAAGACAGGGACAAGAGAAAGAG AGAACATGAAGAAAGTGATGATACCTCTGAGGATGAGGCCAAGAAAGATAGAAGAAAGAAAAAAG ATCGGAAGGGAGCTTCTTCAAGGAGTTCAGGAAACAATGATGAAGGTTTCGAAGAGTTCCTCGAAGGCATGTTCCCATGA
- the LOC123150078 gene encoding protein FRA10AC1 isoform X2: MKDYVQFYGHEKNVDNSLPIKTDKDTLREGYRFILSEEDDMDSTWEKRLVKRYYDKLFKEYCIADMTQYKKGKIGLRWRTEKEVISGKGQFICGNRHCDEKHGLGSYEVNFSYVEAGEQKQALVKLVACKGCAEKLAYKRLKEKEKEKQEDPYGEKEIELKDRDKRKREHEESDDTSEDEAKKDRRKKKDRKGASSRSSGNNDEGFEEFLEGMFP; encoded by the exons ATGAAGGATTATG TTCAGTTTTATGGCCATGAGAAAAATGTGGATAACAGTCTGCCCATCAAAACTGATAAGGATACATTGAGAGAAGGATACAG GTTCATTCTTTCCGAGGAAGATGACATGGATTCAACTTGGGAGAAGAGGCTGGTCAAACGTTACTATGACAAGCTTTTTAAAGA GTATTGCATTGCTGACATGACCCAgtataaaaaaggcaag ATTGGATTGAGATGGAGAACAGAAAAAGAAGTGATATCTGGCAAAG GGCAATTTATCTGTGGCAATAGGCATTGTGATGAAAAACATGGGCTAGGTAGTTATGAG GTGAATTTTTCTTATGTTGAAGCAGGGGAGCAGAAACAAGCACTAGTGAAGCTGGTAGCTTGCAAGGG ATGTGCAGAAAAGCTTGCTTATAAGAGGCTGaaggagaaagagaaagagaagcaGGAAGATCCCTACGGTGAAAAGGAAATTGAGTTGAAAGACAGGGACAAGAGAAAGAG AGAACATGAAGAAAGTGATGATACCTCTGAGGATGAGGCCAAGAAAGATAGAAGAAAGAAAAAAG ATCGGAAGGGAGCTTCTTCAAGGAGTTCAGGAAACAATGATGAAGGTTTCGAAGAGTTCCTCGAAGGCATGTTCCCATGA